A stretch of the Macrobrachium nipponense isolate FS-2020 chromosome 23, ASM1510439v2, whole genome shotgun sequence genome encodes the following:
- the LOC135200847 gene encoding troponin C, isotype gamma-like, translating into MDSLEEDQIEALRKAFDSFDTEKQGFITADTVATILRMMGVKISEKNLAEVITDTAKDGSGQLEFPQFVDLAAKFLIEEDEEALKAELREAFRIYDKEGNGFITTDVLREILQEIDNKLTPADLDGIIEEVDEDGSGTLDFDEFMEMMSG; encoded by the exons ATG GATTCCCTTGAGGAAGATCAGATCGAAG CCCTCAGGAAGGCCTTCGACTCCTTCGACACAGAGAAGCAGGGCTTCATCACCGCCGACACCGTCGCCACCATCTTGAGGATGATGGGAGTCAAGATCTCCGAGAAGAACTTGGCCGAAGTCATTACCGACACGGCTAAAGACG gtTCTGGTCAACTTGAGTTCCCCCAATTCGTTGACCTTGCTGCCAAGTTCCTGATTGAGGAGGACGAGGAAGCTCTGAAGGCCGAACTTAGGGAAGCCTTCCGTATCTACGATAAAGAGG GCAACGGCTTCATCACCACCGACGTCCTGAGAGAAATCCTCCAGGAGATCGACAACAAACTGACCCCTGCTGATCTGGACGGCATCATTGAGGAAGTCGACGAGGACGGTTCCGGAACCCTCGACTTCGACG AATTCATGGAGATGATGAGTGGCTGA